In one window of Hevea brasiliensis isolate MT/VB/25A 57/8 chromosome 10, ASM3005281v1, whole genome shotgun sequence DNA:
- the LOC110647948 gene encoding uncharacterized protein LOC110647948, giving the protein MTGVSDGESVSLDLLKKKMAEFAQERDWDRFHSPRNLLLALVGEVGELSEIFQWKGEVPKGLPDWKEEEKLHLGEELSDVLLYLVRLSDICGIDLGKAALRKVELNAIKYPVSMCKGSSKKYNSNSNNSTHN; this is encoded by the exons ATGACTGGTGTATCAGATGGAGAAAGTGTCTCTCTCGATCTTCTCAAGAAGAAAATGGCTGAGTTTGCTCAGGAAAGAGACTGGGATCGCTTTCATAGCCCCAGAAATCTACTTTTGGCTCTG gtgggtgaagttggagaaCTATCAGAGATATTTCAGTGGAAAGGAGAAGTGCCAAAGGGACTCCCTGAttggaaagaagaagagaaactGCACCTTGGGGAAGAGCTCTCTGATGTTCTGCTGTATCTTGTCAGGCTTTCTGATATATGTGGAATTGACTTAGGCAAAGCTGCCCTGAGAAAAGTAGAACTGAATGCCATCAAGTACCCAGTAAGCATGTGCAAAGGGTCTTCCAAGAAATACAACAGCAATAGTAATAATAGCACTCATAACTGA